A window from Acinonyx jubatus isolate Ajub_Pintada_27869175 chromosome E1, VMU_Ajub_asm_v1.0, whole genome shotgun sequence encodes these proteins:
- the TAC4 gene encoding tachykinin-4 has translation MLPCLPLLLLMGLPACTGTVDEKLALGAEAGSWVTVTLEEDGVVPHIQLTLQEVKRGKTSQFFGLMGKRVEGIPPIQPERRTEPFPGRGDKDHGSE, from the exons ATgctgccctgcctccccctgcttcTCCTGATGGGGCTGCCTGCATGCACCGGGACAGTTGACGAGAAACTGGCACTCGGAGCTGAAGCAGGGTCCTGGGTAACCGTGACCCTGGAGGAG GACGGTGTCGTCCCCCACATTCAGCTCACGCTTCAGGAGGTGAAAAGGGGCAAAACGAGCCAGTTCTTTGGGCTGATGGGGAAGCGGGTGGAAG GAATACCTCCTATCCAGCCAGAGAGAAGAACAG AACCCttcccaggcagaggggacaagGACCACGGGTCAGAGTGA